The genomic stretch AAAACTAATGTTAAAAAGATTAGTTATGAGTAATCTTTGACAAAAATTGTTCGTAACTTATCGGCACTTTTATAAAAGGAAGCTTTTTTCTTGACGGTCTAACAGatctgtcggttatttctaattttctgatcaTGCGATCTCTCAATTAACGAGTGCTTTATAAAAAACACACGGTAATTGTGTGTGAATCTACAGTTAAAATTGTACCGTTCTTAACAGTCAAAAAAGCATTCTCCCTTATAAAATTATCAACTTCCTTTCACAATTTTCCAATTACAGATTTTTTAGTACCTTCCCCTCTTTTATTTGCGTAACTTACTAACATTTggaatttaccaactctttatATAAACTTACCAACTTCATTAGAGTGGCTTATCAATTTTTATATGATTAAAAATGAGATCCTGAATTTCAATGTGAGAAGGAGAGTCTATTCATAAAGAGATAGTCTTTTACTATGGTCATCTAATTTAAATTACGCATCAATGTTTACTcgttcctttttttcaattgaacaaCTTTTCTATTGAGTGCCCCACTTTTGTTTGTCTTGCTTATCAACcctttaatttaccaactcttatgaGAAGGTACCAATCCCAATCATCACCTAACATTATGTTATTAACTTTCATTTGAGTTAATTAGCGATACATATTTGAATTTtgtaatttataaatttttcactTGGTTTACAAACTTTTATTCGTCTATTTTAGTAATTacttaaatttatcaattttaattAGAAGGGAAATGCTATATTGATAATACTGTCAAAAATGATACAAACTCAACtgtagatccacacatcatcatcacgtgttttgcataaaacactgaTTAATTAGGAGATCGTGTGGTCGGAAATAACTGACGATCTTGTCGGTTTGTTAAGCTAGTAGCTTCCTaattaaaattagaattaaaatgaCTTACCAATTTTCCTCCAATCAAGTTAACAACTAATTTTGGCCACCAATGTATTTATGTTGTTTTTCAACTGCCGACTTCTATTCTCTCTCTGAACAAAGAAAAACTTTTATTACCGGCTTTTTCAcacttgccaattttttgaGAAACCAATTTTGGGAAACAAAACAGGGGCATCGTCCAAGATGTCACTTGAAGATTACTAGGAACGACCATGTTCTGTCTCTACAGCTTCGATAAAATTGGGCGTAGGTGCATACTAATCCTCAAATCCGGATGATTCTTAATCTCTCTCACTTTCAACATCAGAAACTATATGACGACATGAAGAACAGGATCGAAACCGCCTACGAACTCGGCCGGATCTCTGAGGATGTCCGCTCAAAGCATAAGGAGTTCTCTCAGTGGGTTTCGTATACTTCTCGACGCGATCACGACACGTTTCTTGAGGTACATTGGCTTTTAATAGGCTAAGCATAGTAGCTTGCAACTTATCATGCTGAAGTATCTGCCGATGACTAACTAATAAGCCCGTCTGTTTCAGATACTAGTCGATAGGACGACCTGCAAGGCCGTGGATGCCGAAGGCAATGCGCTGCCCACGCTGGTTTACATGGCTCGTGAAAAGAGACCGCAATATTTCCATAACTTCAAAGCTGGAGCCATGAACGCGCTGGTAATGTGCGCACAGACAATAGAACTAGTACAGGACATGGAAGCCGTGAATACATGCACTGATCTTGCATTaagattcatttatttttgtgaagttTGCTCTAGGAGTTCTTGCATTTCTATCGTCATGCTATGGTTTTCAATAATCATCATGTGATGCAATATTTTATGGGCCGAATTCGTTATCTGTTCGAAAATGCAGATGAGGGTATCATCAGCTATCAGCAATGGGAGGATCATTCTCAATGTGGACTGCGACATGTACTCGAACAACTCAGAGTCGATAAGAGATGCGCTTTGCTTTTTCATGGACGAAGAGAAAGGGGACGAGATCGCCTACGTTCAGTTCCCGCAGAGCTTCGAGAATGTCACCAAGAACGACCTGTACAGCAGTTCATTAACAGTGATTTCTGAGGTGAGTGGATATTTAGAGTCTCGGAGCTTCCTATGTTATCTGTTTGCATGTCATTTTGAAGTTTCGCATCAATTTAGTTGATCTTCTTCGCCGCCTTCTCTTTGATTGCATGCATTGAAGGTGGAATTTCATGGCTTGGATGGTCAAGGTGGTGTGCTCTATATTGGGAGCGGGTGCTTTCACAGGCGAGACACCCTCTGCGGAAAGAAGATCAGCAGGGAAGTCAGAACTATATGGAGCAAAAATGGCGGAATCGACCAAAACGGAGGCACCTATAAACCAGAAGAGCTCAAGAAACTTGCAAGCTGCAGTTATGAGGAGAACACTGAATGGGGAAGAAAGGTTTAGTAATGTGtagttttgtcaatttgatGCCAATGAAACTGTACTACTGTTCAACCTGAGAAGAATCAGCACAGAAAAAAAGGCctaaaaaggaatttttttctgTGATTCGGGCAGATGGGCTTAAAGTACGGTGTTCCGGTGGAAGACGTGATCACGGGGCTATCAATCCAGTACCGAGGATGGAGATCCGTCTACTTCAACCCCGAGAGGAACGCTTTCCTAGGCGTTGCGCCAACCACGCTGCTCCAGTCTCTCGTGCAGCACAAGAGATGGTCGGAGGGCGATTTCCAGATCTTGCTGTCCCGATACAGTCCGGCGTGGCACGGGGTCGGGAAGATCAGCCCCGGCCTCATGATGGGCTATCTCCCCTATTGCCTCTGGGCTCCTAATTGCTTGCCTACTCTCTATTACACTATCATCCCCTCGCTTTGCCTCCTGAAAGGCATTTCGTTGTTTCCAGAGGTATTTTTCACACATCTTACAGTGTTTCTGTGTTCCGTTTTCAATTGCAGGGCATTCAACAAGTCAATTTCATCCTATCAGACAAATAAATCATGGTCCTTTTCAGCTAACTTTGTGCTGCTATGAATCAGGTTACAAGCCCCTGGTTCATTCCATTTGGATACGTGATTTTTGGCAAGTACGCTTATAGTTTGGCAGAGCACCTCTGGTCCGGCGGCACGGTCCTCGGTTGGTGGAACGACCAGAGAATGTGGCTCTACAAGAGGACCAGCTCTTACCTCTTCGCCATCACCGACACCGTGGTGAAACTGCTGGGGTTCTCTGAGACGGCATTCGTGATCACTTCGAAGGTGGCCGAAGAAGGAGTCGCCCGGCGGTACGATCAGGAGACGATGGAGTTCGGGGCCGCGTCCCCGATGTTCACCATATTGACCGCTCTCGCTTTGCTCAACTTGGCTTGCTTCCTCGGCACGGCATTGAAGGGGGTCGTGTCTGGGGGTGCCGGGTTCTCCGGATCGATGTCGCTGCAGGTGATTTTGTGTGCAGTTCTGACTGTCATCAATGTGCCTGTCTATCATGGCATCCTAAGGAAGGATGAGGGCAAGATGCCGATTTCTACAACAGTTGCATCAATTGTGATTGCAGTATCTGCCTGCAcgatttttgtttccttttgataGTAAATTAGATGATTCATGtggtttttggctttgaaaatCAGTGTGGAACGCATAGTTTATGAGGCTTCTTCTGTTATCATCAGAGGGGTGTACATTGTCAACACTGCTGGCGGGAAAACAAATGGCAAGCACCTTTTATCGCAATTTTATCTGTGGGCTAAAAATATCTTGGAAAACAACACAAATGGTCCTTAAATTTTGACCCGATATACAATGTGGtccctcaatttttaatttgactaatatggtctctaaactttaatccaatgtttAATGTAActcataaactttcaatttgttcaatgtgatccatgaactttttgaGCATGTtcaactaagtccccgaactatataaaaaaaaaaatccaatgtcaTCTCTtagttcggggactaagttgaatatgttccaaaaattcatggattatattcgtcgaattaaaaattcagggaccttATTAGACATTagactaaagttcatggatcacatcatatatttgatcaaaattcatagatcatttatgtcattatcccaaaTATCTTAAGCAACTTTTATCGCTACACCTCGCTCTTAgccttaaaattttatttgtccGTGCTTCATATCGGTATACTTCATTAAGTGTCTatgaatgttaaaaaaaaaaaatcattgattaaaaaaaaccgtgatattttttttcgtgTCAGTTGTTTACATCTTATCAACACTTTTACGAAATTAACAGTATTGTTATAGTTTGcaaattaacaattttttgaaCTATCTTAGTGACTTTTAATCATATAACTTACTAATGTTCTGAATTTTACTCTTCTATGAAATTACGAATATAGCTTATGtcatattttattatcaattaTTTTGTGGGTACCAACTTTAATTCAAGTTACTTACCATCTTTTCGTGTTTTATCAACTTTTCTATGtcattaccaacttttatttgtcatGCTTTGCAGGTCTTTGTATTTAGTCAACTCATTGGTGAGATTACCATTGTAATTTGTATCAACTCTTTTACGAGTTGCTGAGGGCCCGTATAGCAACAATTCTGATTCTCTAGTTCTATTTTCCGGAACAAAAAATATGAGAATCACGTTtaataacgtaaatgattctgattctatttccgggaacagttttggagcaaaaacaaaaacaaaaaaaaaaaaaaagctgattctgaaaaaaagaatcacttttgagaattacaaaataaaatgaaatcccacatgtctcgctctttcctttcggttctctcatcacttttcacTCAACCTAAAACATAACAAGATCtcatttcaaagaaaattatataagacaataaaaaaaatctaaaaaacttcgaaaaaattcaaaaaatccataaaaacagaagaagcttagattatactagtttgacctcattttcataaatttggtcCGAGATTATCAAGATTTCAtagatttattcttttttaggaaaatcataaacacttgTGAAATTAAACCCGAACTACATTTCTCTAAGGCCTTATAGCTTCACTAGgattttatgatgcaatttatcaatttcatGATTCTTTGATTGCGTAATTGATTTTATTGGTTGTGATTTACCTAAGTttaagtactttagacttagtctagttttagaaaatttgaaaaaagacaaaaataacttACGTGAACACTTAGAATTGGCTTACTTCATagatttaaaaatgaattgaaaatttgtgtGAAACACATTTAGAAAACACACAATTTCGATGTCGAAAGGACTTCGGTGGAAacaccgacgtaaccaagttTCCGGACTCTAGATTTCTCTAGTTGTGTAGAATTAAACGGCTTCTCTCGATCGTTTGATAAGGCTTCCAATCTACTTGCTCAAAAATTAGAGGCAAATCTATTTGTATATACATATGTCATTAATCACACTAAGatcaaatttgatatttcttCGTTGCGATTTAGTATAGAGTTGGGAGGGCTTGAGCTAATATGAAGtcacacactaacccaacatgatctattcttttttaagcttaaaatgactcgttatggCACGACAATTAGACGAAATAGCACGAAAAAATGTTATTTGCAATATGCAATATACTATGTAAGAGAATCAacatgaattaatcttcaattaattcgaaatgtaggataaaattcaaaagtaactacgtaattattcgacttaaatgaaaaaaaattatgaagagaaattattttcgaaacaaaatttttatgcagttaccaaacgtgtttctgttccaagaatagaaattttgtgcgattaccaaacacGTTCAGATTCTTTAGAACTTATCCAAcgaacagaatcaaaatcagaaaaaataattataatcgGAATCACCTTTTTCGAATCAGAATTGTTGACatgtatttgaattttttcaatcgGCCaacttttcttgtgatttatgtTCTTGCATTTCTTAGCAATACATTACATTTATCAACTGTTCGCTGTATTTTCtacaattaaattgaattaCCAATTGGTTTTgagttaccaactctcatttaaGATActtatctaatttatttttcttctaattaccagcttttttttatactttaccAGTTTTCATTTataaaatttgctagatttaatttaattgattgcaAATTTTCATCTATTGAATTATCAACTAGTTTTAGATTATCTACTCTTA from Rhodamnia argentea isolate NSW1041297 chromosome 2, ASM2092103v1, whole genome shotgun sequence encodes the following:
- the LOC115736781 gene encoding cellulose synthase-like protein E1 isoform X3 — its product is MGGDGYTPLFETTRGRGTVVYRVFASTIFLGIWTIWAYRVSHVPSEPEHGPLWVWLGLLAAELWFGLYWVLTQACRWSLLYRRTFKDRLSHRYENDLPRVDIFVCTADPAIEPPMMVINTVLSVMAYDYPSKKMSIYLSDDAGSDITYYALLEASQFAKRWIPFCRKFTVEPRSPAAYFRSPSSDQLCANRENEELLAIKKLYDDMKNRIETAYELGRISEDVRSKHKEFSQWVSYTSRRDHDTFLEILVDRTTCKAVDAEGNALPTLVYMAREKRPQYFHNFKAGAMNALMRVSSAISNGRIILNVDCDMYSNNSESIRDALCFFMDEEKGDEIAYVQFPQSFENVTKNDLYSSSLTVISEVEFHGLDGQGGVLYIGSGCFHRRDTLCGKKISREVRTIWSKNGGIDQNGGTYKPEELKKLASCSYEENTEWGRKMGLKYGVPVEDVITGLSIQYRGWRSVYFNPERNAFLGVAPTTLLQSLVQHKRWSEGDFQILLSRYSPAWHGVGKISPGLMMGYLPYCLWAPNCLPTLYYTIIPSLCLLKGISLFPEVTSPWFIPFGYVIFGKYAYSLAEHLWSGGTVLGWWNDQRMWLYKRTSSYLFAITDTVVKLLGFSETAFVITSKVAEEGVARRYDQETMEFGAASPMFTILTALALLNLACFLGTALKGVVSGGAGFSGSMSLQVILCAVLTVINVPVYHGILRKDEGKMPISTTMDSHAPGFMLTVVLGLFLSLHAVSGIRFMIDREECFAHDVQYEGDTVHVSFVVIKSDASWQYSQDGVDLVVKGPSGDQIQDFHDKISEKFEFVAHHKGVHRFCFTNKSPYHETVDFDVHVGHFAFYDQHAKDEHFNPLLEQIGKLEEALYNIQFEQHWLEAQTERQAIVNDAMSRRAVHKAFFESAALIGASVLQVYLLRRLFERKLGISRV